In one window of Cynocephalus volans isolate mCynVol1 chromosome 6, mCynVol1.pri, whole genome shotgun sequence DNA:
- the CCP110 gene encoding centriolar coiled-coil protein of 110 kDa isoform X2, which yields MEEYEKFCEKSLARIQEASLPTESFLPAQSESISLIRFHGVAVLSPLLNIEKRKEMQQEKEKALDVEARKQINRKKALLNRVQEILESVQARKAPDASDFDQWEIEAVYSNSEVRNMNVPATFTNNLPSPTEHSTVAKLEKITEILSLENEDQCKTNGVDLARDSEGFNSLKQCDNSDIRHTEDEASPKTSKTPQETLISDGLFSANEEQDPSLLAEVTPDPYIMSLQNLMKKSKEYIEREQSRRSLRSSIKRSVNESHSDKENEAVKVTDYVKEKAQLIGKHCGSIIPDKPSLNKSNVLLQGASTQACSTNMSVLASFSKVDIPIPTGHSTVLDSDSDFKAIPTFVTENNIIKSHTGSYARLPSPEPSMSPKMHRRHSRPSSACHILINNPINACELSPKGKEQAVDIIVQDTDEKTNVPETVPKLPTDLTGVCASKVYVSKNMPEAIEDMVLGKSNQVCQSSGNQLENKVTHGLSAVEDQLISDERGAHKMNSTCTAVSKLHEPYATSQCIASQNFGTVSGLKSTSMLEKNSCNLQMELNKSYDVKNPSPLLMQNQNTRQQMDIPMVSCGNEHFLDNSFEKAKRRLDLDIDSLQKENCPYVITGIAEQERQHLPEKRYPKGSVYINKNKMLESSSKEGEEILKSRMLAFEEMRKRLEEQHAQQLSLLITEQEREQERLQKEIEEQEKMLKEKKVITAEASELDINNTVELEWRKINDSSLLETMLSQVDSLHTSNSNSSGFTNSALQYSFGSANEAPFYLWGSSTSGLTKLSVTRPFGRAKTRWSQVFSPEVQAKFNKVTAVAKGFLTRRLMQTDKLKQLQQTVKDTMEFIRNFQSEAPLRRGGVSAQDASLQERVLAQLRAALYGIHDIFFVMDAAERMSILHHDREARKEKMLRQMDKMKSPRVALSAATQKSLDRKKYMKAAEMGMPNKKFLVKQSPSETRVLQPNQGQNAPVHRLLSRQGSICRKNPKKAAKCCDNLRRQHSLG from the exons GCTAGAAAAGCACCTGATGCCAGTGATTTTGATCAGtgggagattgaagcagtttactCTAATTCAGAAGTCAGAAACATGAATGTTCCTGCTACATTTACAAACAACTTGCCAAGCCCTACTGAACACTCTACAGTAGCAAAGCTTGAAAAGATAACTGAAATTTTGTCACTGGAAAATGAGGACCAATGTAAAACTAATGGGGTAGACTTAGCTAGAGATTCAGAAGGATTTAATTCTTTGAAGCAATGTGATAATTCAGATATTAGACACACAGAAGATGAAGCTTCTCCAAAGACCTCAAAAACTCCACAAGAGACTCTTATTTCTGATGGTCTTTTCTCAGCAAATGAAGAACAGGATCCATCACTTCTGGCAGAAGTCACCCCGGATCCCTACATAATGAGTCTTCAGAACCTGATGAAAAAGTCAAAGGAATATATAGAAAGAGAACAATCTAGACGCAGTCTGAGAAGCAGTATAAAAAGGAGTGTTAATGAAAGTCATTCAGACAAAGAAAATGAAGCCGTTAAGGTGACTGATTATGTAAAAGAGAAGGCCCAGTTGATAGGCAAACACTGTGGCTCAATTATTCCTGACAAACCAAGCCTTAATAAATCAAATGTTCTTCTCCAAGGTGCTTCCACTCAAGCATGCAGCACGAATATGTCAGTTTTAGCTAGCTTTTCTAAAGTGGACATACCTATACCAACTGGCCATTCCACTGTTCTAGATTCTGATTCTGATTTTAAAGCTATTCCTACTTTTGTTACTGAAAATAATATTATCAAAAGTCATACAGGTTCATATGCCAGATTACCTAGTCCAGAGCCAAGTATGAGTCCTAAAATGCATCGAAGGCATTCCAGGCCATCATCAGCATGTCATATACTTATAAATAACCCAATAAATGCCTGTGAATTAAGTCCTAAAGGGAAAGAACAGGCAGTGGATATAATTGTTCAAGATACTGACGAAAAAACAAATGTACCTGAAACCGTGCCAAAGTTACCAACTGATTTAACAGGAGTTTGTGCAAGCAAGGTTTATGTCAGCAAAAATATGCCTGAAGCCATTGAGGATATGGTTTTAGGTAAATCAAATCAGGTATGTCAATCTTCAGGAAATCAGTTAGAAAATAAAGTTACTCATGGACTTTCTGCTGTGGAAGATCAATTAATATCTGATGAGAGAGGAGCACACAAAATGAACAGTACTTGTACTGCGGTGTCAAAATTGCATGAACCTTATGCTACCAGTCAGTGTATAGCAAGTCAAAACTTTGGAACTGTGAGTGGACTCAAGTCAACCAGTATGTTAGAGAAAAACTCCTGCAATTTACAAATGGAACTGAATAAGTCTTATGATGTAAAAAACCCATCCCCTTTACTAATGCAAAACCAGAATACCAGACAGCAGATGGACATACCTATGGTGTCCTGTGGAAATGAACACTTTTTGGATAACAGTTTTGAGAAAGCTAAACGGAGACTTGATTTAGATATTGATAGTTTGCAAAAAGAAAACTGCCCTTATGTCATAACTGGAATAGCAGAACAGGAAAGGCAACATTTGCCAGAAAAAAGATACCCTAAGGGATCTGTTtacatcaacaaaaataaaatgttagaaagtAGTTCCaaag AAGGCGAGGAGATACTAAAAAGCAGGATGTTAGCTTTTGAAGAAATGCGGAAGAGACTAGAAGAACAGCACGCCCAGCAGTTATCACTACTCATCACTGAGCAGGAAAGAGAACAGGAAAGATTACAAAAG GAAATAgaagaacaggagaaaatgttAAAAGAGAAGAAGGTGATTACAGCCGAAGCCTCTGAATTGGATATTAACAATACGGTGGAGttagaatggagaaaaataaatgactctAGTTTGCTAGAAACAATGCTATCTCAAGTGGATTCCCTCCATACTTCAAATTCAAATAGTtctg GTTTCACAAATTCTGCCCTACAATATAGCTTTGGTTCTGCAAATGAAGCACCATTCTACCTCTGGGGATCATCAACTAGTGGCTTGACCAAACTCTCAGTAACAAGGCCTTTTGGAAGGGCCAAAACTAGATGGTCTCAG GTTTTTAGTCCGGAAGTACAGGCAAAATTTAACAAAGTAACTGCAGTGGCAAAAGGATTTCTTACTCGTAGGCTTATGCAGACAGATAAGCTGAAGCAACTTCAACAAACTGTAAAA gatacTATGGAATTCATAAGGAATTTTCAGTCAGAAGCACCATTAAGGAGAGGTGGTGTTTCAGCacaagatgcttcacttcaggaaAGAGTGTTAGCTCAG TTACGAGCTGCCCTGTATGGTATTCATGACATATTCTTTGTAATGGATGCAGCTGAAAGAATGTCTATTCTACATCATGATCGAGAAGCTCGCAAAGAGAAAATGCTTAGGCAAATG gataaaatgaaaagtCCACGAGTGGCTCTTTCAGCTGCAACACAGAAATCTCTTGATAGGAAGAAGTACATGAA AGCTGCTGAAATGGGAATGCCAAATAAGAAATTTCTGGTTAAACAAAGTCCTTCTGAAACAAG AGTCCTTCAGCCAAACCAAGGACAGAACGCACCTGTTCATAGGCTACTTAGTAGACAAGG GAGTATATGCAGGAAAAACCCAAAGAAGGCGGCCAAATGTTGCGACAATTTAAGAAGACAACATTCATTaggataa
- the CCP110 gene encoding centriolar coiled-coil protein of 110 kDa isoform X1, which produces MEEYEKFCEKSLARIQEASLPTESFLPAQSESISLIRFHGVAVLSPLLNIEKRKEMQQEKEKALDVEARKQINRKKALLNRVQEILESVQARKAPDASDFDQWEIEAVYSNSEVRNMNVPATFTNNLPSPTEHSTVAKLEKITEILSLENEDQCKTNGVDLARDSEGFNSLKQCDNSDIRHTEDEASPKTSKTPQETLISDGLFSANEEQDPSLLAEVTPDPYIMSLQNLMKKSKEYIEREQSRRSLRSSIKRSVNESHSDKENEAVKVTDYVKEKAQLIGKHCGSIIPDKPSLNKSNVLLQGASTQACSTNMSVLASFSKVDIPIPTGHSTVLDSDSDFKAIPTFVTENNIIKSHTGSYARLPSPEPSMSPKMHRRHSRPSSACHILINNPINACELSPKGKEQAVDIIVQDTDEKTNVPETVPKLPTDLTGVCASKVYVSKNMPEAIEDMVLGKSNQVCQSSGNQLENKVTHGLSAVEDQLISDERGAHKMNSTCTAVSKLHEPYATSQCIASQNFGTVSGLKSTSMLEKNSCNLQMELNKSYDVKNPSPLLMQNQNTRQQMDIPMVSCGNEHFLDNSFEKAKRRLDLDIDSLQKENCPYVITGIAEQERQHLPEKRYPKGSVYINKNKMLESSSKEGEEILKSRMLAFEEMRKRLEEQHAQQLSLLITEQEREQERLQKEIEEQEKMLKEKKVITAEASELDINNTVELEWRKINDSSLLETMLSQVDSLHTSNSNSSGFTNSALQYSFGSANEAPFYLWGSSTSGLTKLSVTRPFGRAKTRWSQVFSPEVQAKFNKVTAVAKGFLTRRLMQTDKLKQLQQTVKDTMEFIRNFQSEAPLRRGGVSAQDASLQERVLAQLRAALYGIHDIFFVMDAAERMSILHHDREARKEKMLRQMDKMKSPRVALSAATQKSLDRKKYMKAAEMGMPNKKFLVKQSPSETRVLQPNQGQNAPVHRLLSRQGTPKTSVKGVVQNRQKSSQSRVPNRAPVSGVYAGKTQRRRPNVATI; this is translated from the exons GCTAGAAAAGCACCTGATGCCAGTGATTTTGATCAGtgggagattgaagcagtttactCTAATTCAGAAGTCAGAAACATGAATGTTCCTGCTACATTTACAAACAACTTGCCAAGCCCTACTGAACACTCTACAGTAGCAAAGCTTGAAAAGATAACTGAAATTTTGTCACTGGAAAATGAGGACCAATGTAAAACTAATGGGGTAGACTTAGCTAGAGATTCAGAAGGATTTAATTCTTTGAAGCAATGTGATAATTCAGATATTAGACACACAGAAGATGAAGCTTCTCCAAAGACCTCAAAAACTCCACAAGAGACTCTTATTTCTGATGGTCTTTTCTCAGCAAATGAAGAACAGGATCCATCACTTCTGGCAGAAGTCACCCCGGATCCCTACATAATGAGTCTTCAGAACCTGATGAAAAAGTCAAAGGAATATATAGAAAGAGAACAATCTAGACGCAGTCTGAGAAGCAGTATAAAAAGGAGTGTTAATGAAAGTCATTCAGACAAAGAAAATGAAGCCGTTAAGGTGACTGATTATGTAAAAGAGAAGGCCCAGTTGATAGGCAAACACTGTGGCTCAATTATTCCTGACAAACCAAGCCTTAATAAATCAAATGTTCTTCTCCAAGGTGCTTCCACTCAAGCATGCAGCACGAATATGTCAGTTTTAGCTAGCTTTTCTAAAGTGGACATACCTATACCAACTGGCCATTCCACTGTTCTAGATTCTGATTCTGATTTTAAAGCTATTCCTACTTTTGTTACTGAAAATAATATTATCAAAAGTCATACAGGTTCATATGCCAGATTACCTAGTCCAGAGCCAAGTATGAGTCCTAAAATGCATCGAAGGCATTCCAGGCCATCATCAGCATGTCATATACTTATAAATAACCCAATAAATGCCTGTGAATTAAGTCCTAAAGGGAAAGAACAGGCAGTGGATATAATTGTTCAAGATACTGACGAAAAAACAAATGTACCTGAAACCGTGCCAAAGTTACCAACTGATTTAACAGGAGTTTGTGCAAGCAAGGTTTATGTCAGCAAAAATATGCCTGAAGCCATTGAGGATATGGTTTTAGGTAAATCAAATCAGGTATGTCAATCTTCAGGAAATCAGTTAGAAAATAAAGTTACTCATGGACTTTCTGCTGTGGAAGATCAATTAATATCTGATGAGAGAGGAGCACACAAAATGAACAGTACTTGTACTGCGGTGTCAAAATTGCATGAACCTTATGCTACCAGTCAGTGTATAGCAAGTCAAAACTTTGGAACTGTGAGTGGACTCAAGTCAACCAGTATGTTAGAGAAAAACTCCTGCAATTTACAAATGGAACTGAATAAGTCTTATGATGTAAAAAACCCATCCCCTTTACTAATGCAAAACCAGAATACCAGACAGCAGATGGACATACCTATGGTGTCCTGTGGAAATGAACACTTTTTGGATAACAGTTTTGAGAAAGCTAAACGGAGACTTGATTTAGATATTGATAGTTTGCAAAAAGAAAACTGCCCTTATGTCATAACTGGAATAGCAGAACAGGAAAGGCAACATTTGCCAGAAAAAAGATACCCTAAGGGATCTGTTtacatcaacaaaaataaaatgttagaaagtAGTTCCaaag AAGGCGAGGAGATACTAAAAAGCAGGATGTTAGCTTTTGAAGAAATGCGGAAGAGACTAGAAGAACAGCACGCCCAGCAGTTATCACTACTCATCACTGAGCAGGAAAGAGAACAGGAAAGATTACAAAAG GAAATAgaagaacaggagaaaatgttAAAAGAGAAGAAGGTGATTACAGCCGAAGCCTCTGAATTGGATATTAACAATACGGTGGAGttagaatggagaaaaataaatgactctAGTTTGCTAGAAACAATGCTATCTCAAGTGGATTCCCTCCATACTTCAAATTCAAATAGTtctg GTTTCACAAATTCTGCCCTACAATATAGCTTTGGTTCTGCAAATGAAGCACCATTCTACCTCTGGGGATCATCAACTAGTGGCTTGACCAAACTCTCAGTAACAAGGCCTTTTGGAAGGGCCAAAACTAGATGGTCTCAG GTTTTTAGTCCGGAAGTACAGGCAAAATTTAACAAAGTAACTGCAGTGGCAAAAGGATTTCTTACTCGTAGGCTTATGCAGACAGATAAGCTGAAGCAACTTCAACAAACTGTAAAA gatacTATGGAATTCATAAGGAATTTTCAGTCAGAAGCACCATTAAGGAGAGGTGGTGTTTCAGCacaagatgcttcacttcaggaaAGAGTGTTAGCTCAG TTACGAGCTGCCCTGTATGGTATTCATGACATATTCTTTGTAATGGATGCAGCTGAAAGAATGTCTATTCTACATCATGATCGAGAAGCTCGCAAAGAGAAAATGCTTAGGCAAATG gataaaatgaaaagtCCACGAGTGGCTCTTTCAGCTGCAACACAGAAATCTCTTGATAGGAAGAAGTACATGAA AGCTGCTGAAATGGGAATGCCAAATAAGAAATTTCTGGTTAAACAAAGTCCTTCTGAAACAAG AGTCCTTCAGCCAAACCAAGGACAGAACGCACCTGTTCATAGGCTACTTAGTAGACAAGG AACCCCTAAGACATCAGTGAAGGGGGTTGTGCAAAATAGACAGAAGTCTTCACAGAGCAGAGTGCCTAACAGAGCGCCTGTTTCAG GAGTATATGCAGGAAAAACCCAAAGAAGGCGGCCAAATGTTGCGACAATTTAA